In Flavivirga abyssicola, the following are encoded in one genomic region:
- a CDS encoding TAT-variant-translocated molybdopterin oxidoreductase, producing MSSNKKYWKSVEELNENSSIVEALKQNEFVEEIPTDEFLGDKETLEETSTTRRDFLKYVGFSTAAASLAACEGPVKKSIPYVVQPTEIIPGVANYYATTIADGFDFASVLVKTREGRPIKIENNTMAATNGSANARVNASVLGLYDSLRIQGPRKGEASISWDTFNSETTQKLTNIAAANKDIVLLTQTFASPSTSKLISEFKEKYGNVRHVAYDAVSESAALDAYQAKYGERGLANYDFSKAMTIVSVGADFLGDWQGGGFDSDYSKNRVPDHGKMSRHVQFESNMSLTGANADKRVPLTPTQQKLVLAKLYSLITGNNVSVKGLSEKVEAAVKSAASQLKKAGSNGVVVTGIQDVNAQTVALEINEALASKAFDPKTPIKTRQGSDKAVAGLIADMKAGKVGAIIMSGVNPMYTLSNASEFEEGLKKTQLSIAFSMKVDETSSKVQYIAAAPHYLESWGDVELKKGHYALTQPTIRPLFDTKQFQDALLKWTGNDVSYHDYIKDAWGTDILGGSSFNKALHDGVFVGTIATETVDTTEEETSSDDNAEETAETTPLGNAARALVASAKSKGLELTLYTKVGMGDGQQANNPWLQEFPDPITRASWDNYLTISKADADEKGLMNKHVANGALNGSYANVTVNGVTITAPVMIQPGQAKGSVGLALGYGKTLGLKTEMQTGVNAYALYQGFNNVQTVTIEPAAGEHEFASVQLHNTLMGRGDIIKETTLEIFNTKDKKHWNAVPTVSLNHEPVPVTSPEVDLWDEFDRSIGHHFNLSIDLNACTGCGACVIACHAENNVPVVGKTEVRRSRDMHWLRIDRYYSSEESFEGDNTKKDDISGLGSSLSEFGEMENASENPQVAFQPVMCQHCNHAPCETVCPVAATSHGRQGQNHMAYNRCVGTRYCANNCPYKVRRFNWFLYNGNDEFDYHMNDDLGRMVLNPDVVVRSRGVMEKCSMCIQMTQKTILDAKRDGRKVGKDEFQTACSAACSSGAMAFGDINDKESKVAKLLEDNRMYHLLEHVGTKPNVQYQTKVRNTTEA from the coding sequence ATGTCATCAAACAAGAAATACTGGAAAAGTGTTGAAGAGCTAAACGAGAATAGCTCTATTGTTGAGGCGCTAAAACAAAACGAGTTTGTAGAAGAGATTCCTACTGATGAATTTTTAGGTGATAAAGAAACATTAGAAGAAACATCTACAACGCGTCGCGATTTCTTAAAATATGTAGGTTTTAGTACAGCGGCTGCCTCGTTAGCGGCTTGTGAAGGTCCTGTTAAAAAATCTATTCCTTATGTAGTGCAACCAACAGAAATTATTCCAGGGGTTGCTAACTACTATGCAACTACTATTGCTGATGGATTTGATTTTGCAAGTGTTTTAGTAAAAACCAGAGAAGGTCGTCCAATTAAAATTGAAAACAATACTATGGCAGCTACGAATGGTAGCGCTAATGCTAGAGTGAATGCTTCAGTTTTAGGTTTGTATGACAGTTTAAGAATTCAAGGCCCTAGAAAAGGAGAAGCATCTATTTCTTGGGATACTTTTAACTCTGAAACAACTCAAAAGTTAACAAATATTGCTGCTGCAAATAAAGATATTGTGTTGTTAACACAAACATTTGCAAGCCCGTCTACTAGCAAGTTGATTTCAGAATTTAAAGAAAAATATGGTAATGTTCGTCATGTAGCTTATGATGCTGTTTCAGAATCTGCTGCATTAGATGCTTACCAAGCTAAATATGGAGAACGCGGATTAGCAAATTACGATTTCTCTAAAGCCATGACAATCGTGTCTGTTGGTGCAGATTTCTTAGGAGATTGGCAAGGTGGTGGTTTTGATTCTGATTACTCTAAAAACAGAGTGCCAGATCACGGTAAAATGTCGCGTCACGTGCAGTTTGAGTCTAATATGTCTTTAACTGGAGCTAACGCAGATAAACGTGTACCATTAACGCCAACGCAACAAAAGCTAGTTTTAGCCAAATTGTATAGTTTAATTACTGGTAACAATGTTTCGGTAAAAGGACTTTCAGAAAAAGTAGAAGCTGCTGTAAAAAGTGCTGCTTCGCAACTTAAAAAGGCAGGAAGCAATGGTGTTGTCGTTACAGGAATTCAAGACGTAAACGCACAAACAGTTGCTCTAGAAATAAATGAAGCTTTAGCAAGTAAAGCATTCGACCCTAAAACACCTATTAAAACTAGACAAGGTAGTGATAAAGCCGTTGCGGGTTTAATAGCAGATATGAAAGCAGGTAAAGTTGGAGCCATCATCATGAGTGGTGTAAATCCAATGTACACCCTTTCTAATGCTTCAGAATTTGAAGAAGGTTTAAAGAAAACACAGTTATCAATTGCCTTCTCAATGAAGGTTGACGAAACGTCTTCTAAAGTTCAATATATTGCAGCTGCACCTCATTACTTAGAATCGTGGGGAGATGTAGAACTTAAAAAAGGACATTACGCATTAACGCAACCAACAATCCGTCCTTTATTTGATACCAAACAATTTCAAGATGCTTTATTAAAATGGACAGGAAATGATGTTTCTTACCATGATTATATTAAAGACGCTTGGGGAACCGATATTTTAGGAGGAAGTTCTTTCAATAAAGCACTACACGATGGGGTGTTCGTTGGAACTATTGCTACTGAAACAGTAGATACGACTGAGGAGGAAACGTCATCAGATGATAATGCTGAAGAAACTGCTGAAACAACACCTTTAGGAAATGCAGCAAGAGCTTTAGTCGCTTCTGCAAAAAGTAAAGGATTAGAATTAACATTATATACCAAAGTAGGTATGGGAGACGGGCAACAAGCCAATAATCCATGGTTACAAGAGTTTCCAGATCCAATTACAAGAGCATCTTGGGATAACTACTTAACGATTTCAAAAGCAGATGCTGATGAAAAAGGACTAATGAATAAGCACGTTGCTAACGGTGCACTCAATGGTAGTTATGCTAACGTTACAGTTAATGGCGTAACAATTACTGCTCCAGTAATGATTCAACCAGGACAAGCAAAAGGTTCAGTTGGATTAGCACTAGGTTATGGGAAAACATTAGGTTTAAAAACAGAAATGCAAACAGGTGTTAACGCCTATGCATTATACCAAGGTTTCAATAATGTACAAACAGTTACTATTGAGCCAGCAGCTGGAGAGCATGAATTTGCTTCAGTACAGTTGCATAATACCTTAATGGGACGTGGTGATATCATTAAAGAAACAACTTTAGAGATATTCAATACGAAAGATAAAAAACATTGGAATGCAGTTCCTACGGTATCTTTAAATCACGAACCTGTTCCAGTAACATCACCAGAGGTTGATTTATGGGATGAATTTGATCGTTCAATAGGACATCACTTCAACTTATCAATTGACTTAAATGCATGTACAGGATGTGGAGCTTGTGTTATAGCATGTCACGCTGAGAATAATGTGCCTGTAGTTGGTAAGACAGAAGTACGTCGTAGCCGAGATATGCACTGGTTACGTATTGATAGATACTATTCATCTGAAGAATCATTTGAAGGTGATAATACTAAGAAAGACGACATATCTGGATTAGGAAGTTCATTAAGTGAATTTGGTGAAATGGAAAACGCTTCTGAGAATCCTCAAGTAGCATTCCAACCAGTCATGTGCCAACATTGTAACCACGCACCTTGTGAAACAGTATGTCCAGTAGCGGCAACATCACATGGTCGTCAAGGTCAAAACCATATGGCATATAACCGTTGTGTAGGTACTAGATACTGTGCAAACAACTGTCCTTATAAAGTACGTCGTTTCAACTGGTTCTTATATAATGGAAATGATGAGTTCGATTATCATATGAATGATGATTTAGGACGTATGGTATTAAACCCAGATGTCGTTGTACGTTCTCGTGGTGTGATGGAAAAATGTTCTATGTGTATTCAAATGACACAAAAAACTATTCTTGATGCAAAACGCGACGGAAGAAAAGTTGGAAAAGATGAATTCCAAACAGCTTGTTCTGCAGCTTGTAGCAGTGGCGCTATGGCATTTGGAGATATCAATGACAAAGAAAGTAAAGTTGCAAAACTTTTAGAAGATAACCGTATGTATCACTTGTTAGAGCATGTAGGCACAAAACCTAATGTACAGTATCAAACAAAAGTGAGAAATACAACTGAAGCATAA
- the nrfD gene encoding NrfD/PsrC family molybdoenzyme membrane anchor subunit, with protein MASHYEAPIRRPLVTGEKSYHDVTVDVAKPVEGKANKQWWIVFGISLAAFLWGIGCIIYTISTGIGTWGLNKTVGWAWDITNFVWWVGIGHAGTLISAVLLLFRQKWRMAINRSAEAMTIFSVVQAGLFPIIHMGRPWLGYWVLPIPNQFGSLWVNFNSPLLWDVFAISTYLSVSLVFWWTGLLPDFAMLRDRAIKPFQKKIYALLSFGWSGRAKDWQRFEEVSLVLAGLATPLVLSVHTIVSFDFATSVIPGWHTTIFPPYFVAGAVFSGFAMVNTLLIIMRKVCNLEDYITVQHIELMNIVIMITGSIVGVAYITELFIAWYSGVEYEQYAFLNRATGPYWWAYWAMMTCNVFSPQFMWFKKLRTSIMFSFFISIVVNIGMWFERFVIIVTSLHRDYLPSSWTMFSPTFVDIGIFVGTIGFFFVLFLLYSRTFPVIAQAEVKTILKSSGERYKKIRERGDSLVGTGVDPRTSGGQAPKPAPAAETPTEEKDNSTEDNSAKVNDLLGSIGAFDAATQEADDLKKVNGIGPKMEETLNSIGIYTFLQVSKMTKKEYDLLDSITGSFPGRAERDDWSGQAKNLIN; from the coding sequence ATGGCGTCTCATTACGAAGCACCTATTAGAAGACCTTTAGTTACAGGCGAAAAATCATATCACGACGTTACAGTAGATGTGGCTAAACCTGTAGAAGGAAAAGCAAATAAACAATGGTGGATAGTTTTTGGTATTTCACTTGCCGCTTTTCTTTGGGGAATTGGATGTATTATTTATACCATCTCAACAGGTATTGGAACTTGGGGTTTAAACAAGACCGTAGGTTGGGCCTGGGATATTACTAACTTCGTTTGGTGGGTTGGTATTGGTCACGCAGGAACACTTATTTCTGCAGTACTATTATTATTCCGTCAAAAATGGAGAATGGCAATTAACCGTTCTGCAGAAGCAATGACGATTTTCTCTGTTGTTCAGGCAGGATTGTTTCCAATCATTCACATGGGTCGTCCGTGGTTAGGATATTGGGTATTACCTATTCCAAACCAATTTGGTTCTTTATGGGTAAACTTTAACTCACCATTACTTTGGGATGTATTTGCAATATCTACATATTTATCTGTATCGTTAGTATTCTGGTGGACAGGTTTATTACCAGATTTTGCTATGTTACGTGATAGAGCTATTAAGCCTTTCCAAAAGAAAATATATGCTTTATTAAGTTTCGGATGGTCAGGTCGTGCTAAAGACTGGCAACGTTTTGAAGAAGTATCTCTGGTACTTGCAGGTTTAGCAACACCATTAGTACTTTCTGTACATACTATTGTATCCTTTGATTTCGCAACATCGGTAATTCCAGGTTGGCATACCACTATATTCCCGCCTTACTTCGTTGCAGGTGCGGTATTCTCAGGATTTGCTATGGTAAACACGCTTCTTATTATCATGAGAAAAGTGTGTAACCTTGAAGATTATATTACAGTACAACACATCGAATTAATGAACATAGTAATTATGATTACTGGTTCTATAGTAGGTGTAGCATATATAACAGAGTTATTTATTGCATGGTATTCTGGTGTAGAATACGAACAATATGCATTCTTAAACAGAGCAACAGGACCTTACTGGTGGGCATATTGGGCAATGATGACTTGTAACGTATTCTCTCCACAATTCATGTGGTTTAAGAAATTAAGAACAAGTATTATGTTCTCTTTCTTTATCTCTATTGTGGTAAATATAGGGATGTGGTTTGAGCGTTTTGTAATTATCGTAACATCGTTACACAGAGATTACTTACCATCATCATGGACCATGTTCTCTCCAACATTTGTAGATATAGGTATCTTTGTGGGTACTATTGGATTCTTCTTTGTACTATTCTTATTATATTCAAGAACATTCCCGGTAATAGCACAAGCAGAGGTTAAAACAATTTTGAAATCTTCTGGAGAACGTTATAAGAAAATTAGAGAAAGAGGAGACAGTTTAGTAGGTACTGGGGTAGATCCAAGAACTTCTGGAGGACAAGCTCCTAAGCCAGCACCAGCAGCTGAGACACCTACTGAAGAAAAAGATAATTCAACAGAAGATAATTCGGCTAAAGTAAATGACTTACTTGGAAGTATAGGAGCCTTTGATGCTGCTACACAAGAAGCTGATGACTTGAAGAAAGTAAATGGTATCGGACCTAAAATGGAAGAAACACTTAACAGTATTGGTATTTATACCTTCCTTCAGGTTAGTAAGATGACGAAAAAAGAATATGACTTGTTAGATTCTATTACAGGTTCTTTCCCAGGAAGAGCAGAACGTGATGATTGGTCTGGACAAGCTAAAAATTTAATAAACTAA
- a CDS encoding DUF3341 domain-containing protein, which translates to MEASKVIHAIYTDDDVLMSAVKKVKAEKHHIEEIYTPFPVHGLDKAMGLAPTRIAITAFMYGLVGLTVAITMMNFIMIEDWPQNIGGKPSFSYIENMPAFVPIMFELTVFFAAHLMVITFYLRSRMWPFKNAENPDPRTTDDHFLMEIAVHGNENELESLLKETGAVEVNLVDKEAH; encoded by the coding sequence ATGGAAGCTTCAAAAGTTATTCACGCTATTTATACGGATGATGATGTATTAATGTCTGCTGTTAAAAAAGTTAAGGCAGAAAAACATCACATTGAAGAGATATATACACCATTTCCAGTTCACGGACTAGACAAAGCCATGGGGTTAGCACCTACACGTATCGCTATTACAGCTTTTATGTATGGTTTAGTTGGTTTAACAGTTGCCATCACAATGATGAATTTCATTATGATTGAAGATTGGCCACAGAACATTGGTGGTAAACCAAGTTTTAGTTATATAGAAAACATGCCGGCATTTGTGCCAATTATGTTTGAATTAACGGTATTCTTTGCGGCTCACCTAATGGTAATAACATTTTACTTACGTAGTAGAATGTGGCCTTTTAAAAATGCTGAAAATCCAGACCCTAGAACAACAGATGATCATTTCTTAATGGAAATAGCAGTTCATGGAAATGAAAATGAATTAGAAAGCTTGCTTAAAGAAACTGGAGCAGTTGAAGTTAATTTAGTTGATAAAGAAGCGCATTAA
- a CDS encoding c-type cytochrome has protein sequence MKSLIKILVVAVVFVAVSCKKDSAPNYQFMPNMYESAGYETYGEAAFPNGVEAQLPAEGSIPRGYVPFDIENTTEGYELAKTTLVSTLDSTQVDLERGKALYDIYCGICHGNKGNGQGKLVKREKILGIPSYDDAGRAITAGSIYHTIYYGKNTMGSYANQLNEEERWQVVSYVLKLKSDLEK, from the coding sequence ATGAAAAGCTTAATTAAAATATTAGTAGTAGCAGTAGTTTTTGTTGCTGTATCATGTAAAAAAGATTCAGCTCCTAACTATCAATTCATGCCTAACATGTATGAATCTGCAGGATATGAAACTTATGGAGAAGCAGCATTTCCGAATGGTGTAGAAGCACAATTACCAGCTGAAGGATCGATACCAAGAGGATATGTGCCTTTTGATATAGAAAATACAACAGAAGGTTATGAGTTAGCTAAAACAACATTAGTAAGTACTTTGGATTCTACTCAGGTAGATTTAGAAAGAGGAAAAGCTTTATACGATATCTACTGTGGTATCTGTCATGGTAATAAAGGTAACGGACAAGGAAAGCTTGTAAAGCGTGAAAAAATTCTTGGTATCCCAAGTTATGATGATGCAGGAAGAGCTATAACGGCAGGAAGTATTTACCATACTATTTATTATGGTAAAAACACAATGGGTTCTTATGCTAACCAATTAAACGAAGAAGAACGTTGGCAAGTAGTATCATACGTGTTGAAGTTAAAATCAGATTTAGAAAAGTAA
- a CDS encoding quinol:cytochrome C oxidoreductase — protein MYTFSNKLKTFSFILMILGALGVGYGFLTSHKSLEEVKTILAEEASHHGSGHHEAEATHDTTPASHDTHAKESSHGEEAHDNAHHGDEHAKHVQHQIHNRPWSALYVAAFFFMMIALGILAFYAIQIASQAGWSPVLFRVMEGMTAYLLPGALIVVAIAVFAGDHLFVWMNPDMINPESEHFDKLVAGKSGWLNKTGFIIRALIFIAGWSLYRHFSRKFSIAQDTAEDKSNFKKLFRITAGFLVFFIYTESMMSWDWIMSVDPHWFSTLFGWYVFASMFVSGITVLALITLYLKSKGQLEFVNENHLHDVAKFMFAFSIFWTYLWFSQFMLIWYSNIPEEVTYFVTRFNDYKLPFLGMVVMNFVFPILMLMNADYKRIPWFVVMAGLVILAGHYIDIFNMIMPATVGDRWFIGIPEISSVLLFAGLFIFIVFTALTKAPLLVKGYPFRKESEEFHY, from the coding sequence ATGTATACATTTTCAAATAAATTAAAGACATTTTCTTTCATACTAATGATACTAGGTGCATTAGGTGTAGGATATGGTTTTTTGACATCTCATAAATCTTTAGAAGAAGTAAAAACTATACTTGCTGAAGAGGCTTCTCATCATGGAAGTGGTCATCATGAGGCTGAAGCAACGCATGATACAACTCCAGCTAGTCATGATACACATGCTAAAGAGTCTTCTCATGGAGAAGAAGCACATGACAATGCTCATCATGGTGATGAACATGCAAAACATGTACAACATCAAATTCATAACAGACCATGGTCTGCATTATACGTAGCAGCATTTTTCTTTATGATGATTGCTTTAGGAATATTAGCATTCTATGCCATCCAAATTGCATCACAAGCAGGTTGGTCTCCAGTACTCTTTAGAGTTATGGAAGGTATGACAGCTTACTTATTACCAGGGGCTCTAATTGTAGTTGCTATTGCAGTTTTTGCTGGTGATCATTTATTTGTATGGATGAACCCAGACATGATAAACCCAGAAAGTGAGCATTTTGATAAGCTAGTAGCTGGTAAGTCTGGTTGGTTAAATAAAACAGGATTTATTATCCGTGCTTTAATATTTATCGCAGGATGGAGTTTATACCGTCACTTTTCACGTAAATTCTCAATTGCTCAAGATACAGCAGAAGATAAAAGTAACTTCAAAAAGTTATTCCGTATAACAGCAGGATTCTTAGTATTCTTTATTTATACAGAATCAATGATGTCATGGGATTGGATTATGAGTGTAGATCCTCACTGGTTCTCAACATTATTTGGATGGTATGTATTTGCAAGTATGTTTGTAAGTGGTATAACAGTATTAGCTTTAATCACTTTATATTTAAAATCTAAAGGACAATTAGAGTTTGTTAATGAAAATCATTTGCATGACGTTGCTAAATTTATGTTTGCATTCAGTATTTTTTGGACCTATTTATGGTTTTCACAATTCATGCTTATTTGGTACTCAAATATCCCAGAAGAGGTAACTTATTTTGTAACACGTTTCAATGATTACAAATTACCTTTCTTAGGTATGGTGGTTATGAATTTCGTATTTCCAATATTAATGCTAATGAATGCTGATTACAAACGTATTCCTTGGTTTGTTGTTATGGCAGGATTGGTAATATTAGCAGGTCACTATATTGATATCTTCAATATGATTATGCCAGCGACTGTGGGTGATAGATGGTTTATTGGAATTCCAGAAATAAGTTCAGTATTACTATTTGCAGGATTATTCATATTTATAGTATTTACAGCTTTAACAAAAGCGCCATTACTAGTAAAAGGGTATCCTTTTAGAAAAGAAAGTGAAGAATTTCATTATTAA
- a CDS encoding cytochrome c oxidase subunit II, with translation MTALLTIIVLVFILIAIWQMVKIFDLAQAKNENTQVATDKDNTMNAYLMMGFLAFIYIITIVCLVKWGDLPLMSNSASAHGPTIDNLMVISMVIIFFVQTVTQFLLHYFAFKYKGEKGKKALFFADNNKLEAIWTIIPVIVLAGLIIYGLNTWINIMGVDESDDPLVVELYAQQFNWKARYAGADNTLGKANVRLIDIDRANILGIDEADPNAQDDVITTELHLPVGKPVLFKMRSQDVLHSAYMPHFRAQMNCVPGMITQFGFTPTVTTAEMRETPQMQEKVKRINNIRVENSKPLLAKGEEPLESYEFDYILLCNKICGKSHYNMQMKIVVETQEEYNAWIKEQKAFKNSLIN, from the coding sequence ATGACTGCTTTATTAACAATTATAGTTTTAGTATTTATTTTAATTGCCATCTGGCAAATGGTAAAGATTTTCGATTTGGCACAAGCCAAAAACGAAAACACTCAAGTTGCTACAGATAAGGATAACACAATGAATGCATATTTAATGATGGGCTTTTTAGCTTTCATTTATATCATAACCATTGTTTGTTTAGTAAAATGGGGAGACTTACCATTAATGTCTAATTCTGCGTCTGCACATGGACCAACCATTGATAATTTGATGGTTATTTCTATGGTAATTATCTTTTTTGTACAAACTGTTACACAGTTTTTACTACACTATTTTGCGTTTAAATATAAAGGTGAAAAAGGGAAGAAAGCATTATTCTTTGCAGATAATAATAAACTAGAAGCCATTTGGACAATTATTCCAGTAATCGTTTTAGCTGGATTGATTATCTATGGATTAAACACTTGGATTAATATTATGGGTGTTGATGAAAGTGATGATCCCTTAGTAGTTGAGTTATATGCACAACAGTTTAACTGGAAAGCCAGATATGCTGGAGCAGATAATACTTTAGGAAAAGCTAATGTACGTTTAATTGATATTGATCGTGCTAACATCTTAGGTATAGATGAAGCAGATCCTAATGCACAAGATGATGTAATTACTACTGAATTACATTTGCCGGTTGGAAAACCTGTATTATTCAAAATGCGTTCACAAGATGTATTGCATTCGGCATACATGCCACATTTTAGAGCACAAATGAACTGTGTTCCAGGAATGATCACACAATTTGGTTTCACGCCAACAGTGACTACTGCAGAAATGCGTGAAACACCTCAAATGCAAGAAAAAGTTAAAAGAATTAATAATATTAGAGTAGAGAATAGTAAACCTCTATTAGCAAAAGGAGAAGAGCCTTTAGAATCTTACGAATTTGATTATATACTATTATGTAATAAAATTTGTGGAAAGTCTCATTACAACATGCAAATGAAGATAGTTGTAGAAACTCAAGAAGAATATAATGCTTGGATAAAAGAGCAGAAAGCATTCAAAAACTCTCTAATTAACTAA
- a CDS encoding cytochrome c oxidase subunit I: protein MSAHADTHAHEDDHGHHHKETFVTKYIFSQDHKMIAKQYLVTGTIMGVIGVLMSMMFRMQIAWPEEPNVLFEALLGKWAPGGVMDADIYLALVTIHGTIMVFFVLTAGLSGTFSNLLIPLQIGARDMASGFLNMVSYWLFFLSSVIMVISLFVEAGPAAAGWTIYPPLSALPMAQGGSGMGMTLWLVSMAIFIASSLLGSLNYIVTVINLRTKGMSMTRLPLTIWAFFITAVIGVISFPVLLSAALLLIMDRSFGTSFFLSDIFIQGEVLHYQGGSPVLFEHLFWFLGHPEVYIVILPAMGLVSEIMASNSRKPIFGYRAMIASILAIAFLSTIVWGHHMFVSGMNPFLGSVFTFTTLLIAIPSAVKAFNWITTLWKGNLQMNPAMLFSIGFVSTFITGGLTGIILGDSALDINVHDTYFVVAHFHLVMGISALYGMFAGIYHWYPKMFGKMLNKNLGYIHFWITAVCAYGVFFPMHFIGMAGLPRRYYTNSNFPLFDDLANVNVIITIFALIGGAVQIVYLYNFFSSIFFGKKATQNPWKSTTLEWTAPVEHMHGNWPGDIPHVYRWAYDYSKPGHDVDFVPQNIPLKEGEEELQH, encoded by the coding sequence ATGTCAGCACACGCAGATACTCACGCACACGAAGACGACCACGGACATCATCATAAAGAAACGTTTGTAACTAAATATATATTTAGTCAAGACCATAAAATGATTGCTAAACAGTACCTTGTTACAGGTACTATTATGGGAGTTATAGGTGTATTAATGTCTATGATGTTTCGTATGCAAATTGCATGGCCAGAAGAACCTAATGTATTGTTTGAAGCATTATTAGGAAAATGGGCACCAGGTGGTGTTATGGATGCAGATATCTATTTAGCATTAGTAACTATACACGGTACCATTATGGTATTCTTTGTATTAACAGCTGGTTTAAGTGGTACGTTTAGTAACCTATTAATTCCGTTGCAAATTGGTGCACGTGATATGGCATCAGGTTTCTTAAATATGGTATCGTATTGGTTATTCTTCTTGTCAAGTGTAATCATGGTAATTTCTTTATTTGTTGAAGCAGGACCGGCAGCGGCAGGATGGACAATTTATCCGCCATTAAGTGCTTTACCAATGGCACAAGGAGGTTCTGGAATGGGTATGACCTTATGGTTGGTATCTATGGCAATATTCATAGCCTCATCATTATTAGGGTCACTTAACTATATTGTTACTGTTATTAATTTACGTACTAAAGGCATGTCTATGACAAGACTACCTTTAACAATTTGGGCCTTTTTTATTACAGCAGTTATAGGGGTTATATCTTTCCCTGTATTATTATCTGCTGCTTTACTATTAATAATGGATAGAAGTTTTGGAACATCATTCTTCTTATCAGATATATTTATTCAAGGAGAAGTATTACACTATCAAGGAGGTTCACCAGTATTGTTTGAACACTTATTCTGGTTCTTAGGACACCCTGAAGTATATATTGTAATATTACCAGCAATGGGATTAGTTTCCGAAATTATGGCATCCAATTCACGTAAGCCTATCTTTGGATATCGTGCAATGATTGCTTCTATTTTAGCAATTGCATTCCTTTCTACAATAGTATGGGGACACCATATGTTCGTTTCAGGAATGAATCCATTCTTAGGATCTGTATTTACATTTACAACATTATTAATTGCTATACCATCTGCTGTAAAAGCATTTAACTGGATAACCACGCTTTGGAAGGGTAACTTACAGATGAACCCGGCGATGCTATTTTCAATCGGTTTTGTATCTACATTTATTACAGGAGGTTTAACAGGAATTATTTTAGGAGATAGTGCTTTAGATATTAATGTACATGATACTTATTTTGTAGTAGCACACTTCCACTTGGTAATGGGTATATCTGCATTGTATGGTATGTTTGCAGGAATTTATCACTGGTATCCTAAGATGTTTGGTAAGATGTTAAATAAAAACTTAGGGTATATCCACTTTTGGATAACGGCAGTTTGTGCTTATGGCGTATTTTTCCCAATGCATTTTATTGGTATGGCAGGATTACCACGTCGTTATTATACAAATAGTAACTTCCCATTATTTGATGATTTAGCTAATGTAAACGTTATTATTACCATATTCGCTTTAATAGGTGGGGCAGTTCAAATCGTTTACTTATATAACTTCTTTAGCAGTATATTCTTTGGAAAGAAAGCTACGCAGAACCCATGGAAATCTACAACATTAGAGTGGACTGCACCAGTTGAGCATATGCATGGAAACTGGCCTGGAGACATTCCACATGTGTATCGTTGGGCTTATGATTATAGCAAACCAGGACATGATGTAGATTTCGTTCCTCAAAATATTCCTCTAAAAGAAGGAGAAGAAGAATTACAACACTAG